The following proteins are encoded in a genomic region of Methanobrevibacter gottschalkii DSM 11977:
- a CDS encoding class I SAM-dependent methyltransferase: MTDQYMKPHGEEGLQTIKNMNENHKNISEFAFKCAIIGDNDKILDAGCGGGVNIEKFLKITKNNVDGLDYSEIAVTESIKRNQKAIDDGRCRIIQADVSNMPFKDECYDFISAFETIYFWPNLEETFKEVSRIIKPNGQFMIAQETDGNNPNDETWVNTVEGMRIYTAPELEKYLLNAGFRSVEVFKKEDEYILVVIGKK; encoded by the coding sequence ATGACTGATCAATATATGAAACCGCATGGTGAAGAAGGACTTCAGACAATTAAAAATATGAATGAAAACCACAAAAACATCTCTGAATTTGCATTTAAATGTGCAATTATTGGAGATAATGATAAAATATTAGATGCCGGATGTGGTGGTGGAGTTAACATTGAAAAATTCCTCAAAATAACAAAAAATAATGTTGACGGACTTGATTATTCAGAAATTGCAGTAACCGAATCAATAAAAAGAAATCAGAAAGCTATTGATGATGGAAGATGTAGAATTATTCAAGCAGATGTGAGCAATATGCCATTTAAAGATGAATGCTATGACTTTATAAGTGCATTTGAAACCATATATTTCTGGCCGAATCTTGAAGAAACCTTTAAAGAAGTTTCAAGAATAATAAAACCGAATGGGCAATTCATGATAGCTCAAGAAACTGACGGCAATAATCCGAATGATGAAACTTGGGTAAATACTGTTGAAGGAATGAGAATTTATACTGCTCCAGAATTAGAAAAGTACTTACTTAATGCTGGATTTAGAAGTGTGGAAGTATTTAAAAAAGAAGATGAATACATTTTAGTAGTTATCGGGAAAAAATAA
- a CDS encoding methyltransferase domain-containing protein, with the protein MNINDNDKILDIGCGGGINIDKFPKITKNNVDRMDYSEIAVTESIKRNQKSVYNKRCNIIQADVTNMSMNSNTYDIVTAFETIYF; encoded by the coding sequence ATTAACATCAATGATAATGATAAAATTCTTGATATCGGATGTGGTGGTGGAATTAATATTGATAAATTCCCCAAAATAACAAAAAATAATGTTGACAGAATGGATTATTCAGAAATTGCAGTAACCGAATCAATAAAAAGAAATCAAAAATCAGTTTATAATAAAAGATGCAATATTATTCAAGCAGATGTTACTAATATGTCAATGAACAGCAATACATATGATATAGTTACAGCGTTTGAAACCATATATTTCTAG
- a CDS encoding ABC transporter substrate-binding protein, with protein MDKKIIAIIVAFIAIVAIGGYFLLGGGSDNVTIGYLPSDHDAALFVADAQGQYAKNGINTKLVQFNNGGDLMTAMASGEVDVGYVGITPVLSSIEKGVPVKVISAAQTEGSGIVVAKNSGINSVFDLEGKKIATPGEASIQHMLLQYYLKQNGIDIKDVKVSAMKVPSMNDALKTNNIDGMITFEPYVSIAEKNGAKVLVDSSEILPNHPCCVVVASDKFLDEHPNETQKILDIHKNATDYINNNTDEAAELLPSDIVSDVDVEKQALAGFPFISGLNDTYKQNVMEFMNLEVELGVLKKPLSEDKIFWNGS; from the coding sequence ATGGATAAAAAGATTATTGCAATTATTGTTGCATTCATAGCTATTGTTGCTATTGGAGGATATTTCCTACTGGGTGGTGGTAGTGATAATGTAACTATAGGGTACTTGCCATCTGACCATGATGCGGCTCTTTTTGTTGCTGATGCACAAGGGCAATATGCTAAAAATGGAATTAACACTAAACTTGTTCAATTTAACAATGGCGGGGATTTGATGACTGCTATGGCTAGTGGGGAAGTTGATGTTGGTTATGTTGGAATCACTCCAGTTTTATCTTCAATTGAAAAAGGAGTTCCTGTAAAAGTTATTTCAGCAGCTCAAACTGAGGGTTCCGGAATTGTTGTTGCTAAAAACTCTGGAATTAATTCTGTATTTGATTTGGAGGGTAAAAAAATAGCTACACCAGGTGAAGCATCTATTCAACACATGTTGCTTCAATATTACTTAAAACAAAATGGTATTGATATTAAAGATGTTAAAGTATCTGCAATGAAAGTTCCTTCAATGAATGATGCTTTAAAAACAAATAATATAGATGGTATGATTACTTTTGAGCCATATGTATCAATTGCTGAGAAAAACGGTGCAAAAGTTTTAGTTGATTCCTCTGAAATACTGCCGAATCATCCATGTTGTGTTGTTGTGGCTTCTGATAAATTCCTTGATGAACATCCTAATGAAACTCAAAAGATTTTAGATATTCACAAAAATGCAACTGATTATATAAATAATAACACTGATGAAGCTGCAGAATTACTTCCTAGTGATATTGTTAGTGATGTGGATGTTGAAAAACAAGCACTTGCAGGATTTCCATTCATTTCTGGTTTAAATGATACTTATAAACAGAATGTAATGGAATTTATGAATTTGGAAGTTGAATTGGGCGTTTTAAAGAAACCACTATCTGAAGATAAAATATTTTGGAACGGTAGTTAA
- a CDS encoding glutamate--cysteine ligase, which yields MELINLSKISSEEILAGSFGIEWESLRVKSNGELALTPHPSVFGDKLKNPVVTTDFSESQVEIITPAFDTVDEAFDTFSALSDVVNSSLPEGEYLWFQSLPCILPSPNQIPIAQYSQEGEESQKYRENLASKYGVKKQLISGVHFNFSFDDGFIEKLRKITKSDLSFRQFRDEIYLKITRNYLRYCWLIIYLTGCSIGAHESFSSECINLMDMQDGFGGYYSTKGPSFRNASSGYKNLKKLYPSYNSISEFTRDVTNFIDNGDLSEAKELYTQIRLKPKNPSDVLNSLNETGIEYIEIRTLDINPFYKCGLVKHDMKFLHLFLIYMFVKNESDYPDWQREANINEERVAERAFDESMRLLKDGNEVTLKEWAYDLINEMYGMCDVFDINEYNTLKLMHDRVLNPELTPGKKLLKLIKRDGFINAHMFSAITHKQTSKNLIKNVDKEEYGRLKKYLNIALYRKKSDKNS from the coding sequence ATGGAATTAATAAATTTAAGTAAAATATCAAGTGAAGAAATTCTTGCAGGTTCCTTTGGTATAGAATGGGAAAGTTTAAGAGTCAAATCTAATGGGGAATTAGCATTAACTCCTCACCCTTCTGTTTTTGGGGATAAATTAAAAAATCCTGTTGTAACAACTGATTTTTCAGAAAGTCAAGTTGAAATAATAACTCCTGCTTTTGATACTGTTGATGAGGCTTTTGACACTTTTTCGGCATTATCTGATGTGGTTAATTCATCTCTTCCAGAGGGTGAGTATTTATGGTTCCAGTCCCTTCCATGTATTTTACCATCTCCAAATCAAATTCCAATTGCACAATATTCACAGGAAGGTGAAGAATCCCAAAAATACCGGGAAAACCTTGCATCAAAGTATGGCGTTAAAAAACAATTGATTTCAGGTGTTCATTTTAACTTTTCATTTGATGATGGATTCATTGAGAAATTACGTAAAATTACAAAATCTGATTTGTCATTTAGACAATTTAGGGATGAAATTTACTTAAAAATAACTAGAAATTATCTTAGATATTGTTGGTTGATAATTTATTTAACTGGTTGTTCTATTGGTGCACATGAGTCATTTTCATCTGAATGTATTAATTTAATGGATATGCAAGATGGATTTGGAGGTTATTACTCTACAAAAGGACCATCATTTAGAAATGCGTCATCCGGATATAAGAATTTAAAAAAGTTATATCCAAGTTATAATAGTATTTCTGAGTTTACTCGTGATGTAACTAATTTTATTGATAATGGTGATTTATCAGAAGCTAAAGAATTATACACACAAATAAGATTAAAACCTAAAAATCCTTCTGATGTCTTAAATTCTCTTAACGAAACTGGAATTGAATATATTGAAATTAGAACTTTGGATATTAATCCATTTTATAAATGTGGGCTTGTAAAACATGATATGAAATTTTTACATTTGTTCTTAATTTATATGTTTGTTAAAAATGAGTCTGATTATCCTGATTGGCAAAGGGAAGCTAATATTAATGAGGAAAGAGTAGCTGAAAGAGCATTTGATGAATCTATGAGACTATTAAAAGATGGCAATGAAGTCACTCTTAAAGAATGGGCATATGATTTAATTAATGAGATGTATGGTATGTGTGATGTTTTTGATATTAATGAGTATAATACATTAAAATTAATGCATGATCGTGTTTTAAATCCAGAACTAACTCCGGGTAAAAAGTTATTGAAACTAATTAAAAGAGACGGTTTCATTAATGCACATATGTTTTCCGCTATTACTCATAAACAAACTAGTAAGAATTTAATTAAAAATGTTGATAAAGAGGAATACGGCAGACTTAAAAAATATTTGAATATAGCTCTTTACAGGAAAAAATCTGATAAGAATAGTTAA
- a CDS encoding ABC transporter substrate-binding protein, producing MNKKITFVLVFALAACLAMGSASAGLFDFLGGGDDTVKIGYLPSDHDAALFVADAKGMYKDNNITTELVQFNNGGDLMTAMASGEVDVGYVGITPVLSSIEKNVPVKVISSAQTEGSGIVVTDDSGIKSPADLKGKTIATPGEASIQHALLVYYLNQSDLTVDDLNVSAMKVPSMNDALKTGQIDGIVTFQPYVSIAANQSNAHILENSSEILPNHPCCVVVASDDFIKNHEDQAKTIVKIHENATKFINDNVKAGNADKIVKLLPEDIVSDANLEADSLASFPFISGIDNDFKADVDEFQALEVSIGLLNNTIPQDKIYWEA from the coding sequence ATGAATAAAAAAATTACATTTGTTTTAGTGTTTGCACTTGCTGCATGTTTAGCTATGGGTTCAGCTAGTGCTGGTCTTTTCGACTTTTTAGGTGGGGGAGATGACACTGTAAAGATAGGTTACTTACCTTCTGATCACGATGCAGCATTATTTGTTGCTGATGCTAAAGGTATGTATAAAGATAATAACATTACAACAGAACTTGTTCAATTCAACAATGGTGGGGATTTGATGACTGCTATGGCTAGTGGGGAAGTTGATGTTGGTTATGTTGGAATTACTCCAGTTTTGTCTTCAATTGAAAAAAATGTCCCTGTAAAAGTTATTTCTTCTGCTCAAACTGAAGGTTCAGGTATTGTTGTAACTGATGATTCTGGAATAAAATCTCCTGCTGATTTAAAAGGAAAAACTATTGCAACTCCTGGTGAAGCTTCTATTCAACATGCTTTACTTGTTTACTACTTAAATCAAAGCGACTTAACTGTTGATGATTTAAATGTTTCTGCAATGAAAGTTCCTTCTATGAATGATGCTTTAAAAACCGGTCAAATTGATGGTATTGTTACTTTCCAACCTTATGTGTCCATTGCTGCAAATCAAAGTAATGCTCACATATTAGAAAATTCATCTGAAATATTGCCAAACCATCCATGTTGTGTTGTTGTAGCTTCTGATGATTTTATCAAAAACCATGAAGATCAGGCAAAAACTATTGTAAAAATCCATGAAAATGCAACTAAATTCATCAATGATAATGTTAAAGCAGGCAACGCAGATAAAATTGTAAAACTCTTACCTGAAGATATTGTATCTGATGCAAATTTGGAAGCTGATTCTTTAGCTAGTTTCCCATTTATTTCTGGTATTGATAATGATTTCAAAGCAGATGTGGATGAATTCCAAGCACTGGAAGTAAGTATTGGTCTTTTAAATAATACCATTCCTCAGGATAAAATATACTGGGAAGCATAG
- a CDS encoding DUF447 domain-containing protein, with protein MKFDLSEIGIKSGLQYECITTTVNKEGVKNAGAFAFEYLGDDKVKCHIFEGSKTLKNILDTNEYVVNITQNPLVFTYATLDCLGDEYYTDDESIAIIKNTPAYIIVDVENVEIKTPENFPIKGDSNIYFIYGKIRKLVVNDERAAAFNRGMSALIESLVNFSRYKIVDEEKRKEYMDKLIENQRVINKVSDEKTKKAISDLKSEYEKY; from the coding sequence ATGAAATTTGATTTATCCGAAATCGGAATTAAATCAGGCTTGCAATATGAATGCATTACCACAACTGTTAACAAAGAAGGTGTGAAAAATGCAGGTGCATTTGCATTTGAATATTTGGGTGATGATAAAGTAAAATGCCACATCTTTGAAGGATCAAAAACTTTAAAAAATATCCTAGATACTAATGAATATGTAGTTAACATAACACAAAATCCACTAGTTTTCACATATGCTACATTAGATTGTTTAGGCGATGAATATTATACTGATGATGAATCAATAGCCATCATTAAAAACACTCCAGCTTACATTATTGTTGATGTTGAAAATGTTGAAATTAAAACACCTGAAAATTTTCCAATTAAAGGAGATAGCAATATCTATTTTATATATGGAAAAATCAGAAAATTAGTTGTAAATGATGAAAGAGCAGCAGCATTCAATAGAGGAATGTCTGCATTAATTGAATCATTAGTTAACTTTTCAAGATACAAAATAGTAGATGAAGAAAAAAGAAAAGAATATATGGACAAACTAATTGAAAATCAGAGAGTTATAAATAAAGTTTCAGATGAAAAAACTAAAAAGGCAATTTCCGATTTAAAATCTGAATACGAAAAATACTAA